One region of Aeromicrobium sp. Sec7.5 genomic DNA includes:
- a CDS encoding SRPBCC family protein — MLILSRDVAAHPDRVWHLLTDLAAWPLWGPTVRRAEIDGEFVTGATGRVWPAVGPALPFELTTVVPGRRWSWKVAGVPATTHAVEASGAGTRLSMGIPVWAPAYAPVVLIALRRIEQLALA; from the coding sequence GTGCTGATCCTCTCTCGCGACGTCGCCGCGCACCCCGACCGTGTCTGGCACCTGCTGACGGACCTGGCGGCGTGGCCGCTCTGGGGGCCGACCGTGAGGCGGGCCGAGATCGACGGGGAGTTCGTGACCGGCGCGACGGGTCGGGTCTGGCCCGCGGTCGGCCCGGCCCTGCCGTTCGAGCTCACCACGGTCGTGCCGGGACGTCGGTGGTCGTGGAAGGTCGCGGGTGTGCCCGCCACGACCCACGCCGTCGAGGCGTCCGGCGCCGGCACCCGGCTGAGCATGGGCATCCCGGTCTGGGCTCCGGCCTACGCGCCGGTCGTGCTGATCGCGCTGCGTCGGATCGAGCAGCTGGCTCTCGCGTGA